In Drosophila santomea strain STO CAGO 1482 chromosome 2L, Prin_Dsan_1.1, whole genome shotgun sequence, a single window of DNA contains:
- the LOC120443976 gene encoding uncharacterized protein LOC120443976: MFWSSLLRGFSSRKSGSSSKPPKPPNPPKPPSSAPPPKPPHGKGECNIRTHCIPAAFCAEADKFKSMWDPPKNLPPPYPFVVSRSNELCCGPNCTKPLPSFDELYYRPSCKNGPYQRHWVECPKFMIRKKIICAYDKLEALSPARRVAKRRERTTSGPAGTGPCPHFAPLARCVPGRRPPRCHGAKTPSCCRRLCAPMPCWSDCKQPKLAKRPYRPRECRFPLSLCEAERGRQWVKIHGENHVCPSAIEKAKKARKDMLKQKKKHKSKDKHVKCNDKKDDDKDKNKGK; the protein is encoded by the coding sequence ATGTTTTGGTCCTCTTTATTAAGGGGCTTCAGCTCACGTAAGAGCGGCTCCTCAAGTAAGCCCCCAAAGCCTCCAAATCCACCGAAGCCTCCATCGTCTGCACCTCCACCAAAGCCTCCTCATGGCAAAGGGGAATGCAATATCCGGACGCACTGCATTCCGGCCGCCTTCTGCGCCGAAGCGGATAAGTTTAAGTCGATGTGGGATCCGCCGAAGAACCTGCCTCCGCCGTATCCCTTCGTGGTCAGCCGATCCAATGAGCTGTGCTGCGGCCCCAACTGCACCAAGCCACTGCCCTCGTTCGACGAGCTGTATTACCGACCCTCCTGCAAGAACGGCCCCTACCAGCGCCACTGGGTGGAGTGTCCCAAGTTCATGATCCGCAAGAAGATCATCTGCGCCTACGACAAGCTGGAGGCTCTCAGCCCCGCCCGTCGGGTGGCCAAGCGGCGTGAGCGGACAACGTCAGGCCCCGCAGGCACAGGACCCTGTCCCCATTTCGCTCCTTTGGCGCGATGCGTGCCAGGACGTCGTCCGCCCAGATGCCACGGGGCCAAGACGCCCTCCTGCTGCCGCAGGCTGTGTGCCCCGATGCCCTGTTGGTCGGATTGTAAGCAACCCAAGCTGGCCAAGCGACCATATCGGCCTCGCGAGTGCCGGTTCCCCCTGAGTCTCTGCGAGGCGGAGCGGGGTCGCCAGTGGGTCAAGATTCATGGTGAGAACCATGTTTGCCCCAGTGCCATCGAAAAAGCCAAGAAGGCGAGAAAAGACATGCTcaagcaaaagaaaaagcatAAAAGCAAGGATAAGCACGTTAAATGTAATGATAAGAAGGACGATGACAAGgataaaaataaaggaaaataa
- the LOC120443971 gene encoding uncharacterized protein LOC120443971, translating to MPRLSVLCGMSRRIICSSNVHGNLWRLLSDSADSTINPPVSDRTENNLKKFKKETQEAKEENVHHVEEIKEDSNDDITASWGWKNDELDVEQLAGLPGPSEVEDPYSQAINEYEDEKLHFAEADQSGIQEELQFARTRLLREQLTQNQDSQEPFTTFEKTSLTSVRENVDFMMQELSQISLILNTLGEAKNTMGMVNSEPEMASFTLNQPNISESLDNEDISNQSLDSELNSARTDQSGLGEVISNQSMEVLSEVNSALSESSGLGCEENIDHPSLDSELPSDISRRPKLDHATEANQSLGSELFDETSNQSGSVVAVADDKVISNQSMEVLSEVNSALSEPSGLGCEDNLDHSASANPSLDSVLPSDISHQPKLDNATEANLSLDSELFDETCNQSGLVVTKSLISNEDIGEELTTESHEIEQVVSASDTQESSPSKTNHNTPKIDDTPDIQPKETIHTYRPFRTIKIPVKEPTSNLCTESIEEQPLIQEPQAATGVHLDSEGYKVSAQLTESESRLLMRMALKQALEDLESGQNKYKATILEAETE from the exons atgccTCGCCTCTCGGTGCTCTGCGGCATGTCGCGTAGAATCATCTGCTCCAGTAATGTTCACGGAAATCTTTGGCGACTATTGTCCGACAGTGCTGATTCGACCATTAACCCACCCGTATCGGACCGAACGGAAAATAATTTGAAGAAATTTAAAAAGGAAACGCAGG AGGCGAAGGAAGAAAACGTGCACCATGTTGAAGAGATCAAGGAGGATAGCAATGACGATATAACTGCATCTTGGGGCTGGAAAAATGACGAACTTGACGTGGAGCAATTGGCAGGACTTCCAGGTCCCAGTGAGGTTGAGGATCCATACAGCCAGGCGATCAATGAATACGAGGATGAGAAGTTGCATTTCGCTGAAGCTGACCAATCAGGAATTCAAGAAGAATTACAATTCGCAAGAACGCGTTTACTGCGGGAACAGCTTACCCAGAATCAGGACTCCCAAGAACCTTTTACCACCTTCGAGAAAACTTCTCTCACATCCGTTCGAGAGAATGTGGACTTCATGATGCAAGAGCTTAGTCAGATTTCACTTATTTTGAATACTTTGGGAGAAGCTAAAAACACAATGGGAATGGTTAACTCTGAGCCGGAAATGGCCTCCTTTACACTCAACCAACCCAATATAAGCGAGAGTTTGGATAATGAGGATATATCAAATCAGTCTTTGGACTCAGAGTTAAACAGTGCTAGGACCGATCAATCTGGGCTAGGTGAGGTGATTTCCAATCAGTCTATGGAGGTCTTGTCAGAGGTAAACAGTGCGTTATCTGAATCATCTGGATTGGGTTGTGAAGAGAACATAGATCATCCGTCTTTAGATTCCGAACTACCCAGTGATATCTCCCGTCGACCCAAATTGGATCATGCGACGGAAGCAAATCAGTCATTGGGCTCTGAATTATTCGATGAAACGTCTAATCAATCTGGTTCAGTAGTAGCTGTTGCAGATGATAAGGTGATTTCCAATCAGTCTATGGAGGTCTTGTCAGAGGTAAACAGTGCGTTGTCTGAACCATCTGGATTGGGTTGTGAAGACAACTTAGATCATAGCGCGAGTGCAAATCCGTCTTTGGATTCCGTACTACCCAGTGATATCTCCCATCAACCCAAATTGGATAATGCGACGGAAGCAAATCTGTCCTTGGATTCTGAGTTATTCGATGAAACGTGTAATCAATCCGGTTTAGTAGTTACGAAGTCTTTGATCTCGAATGAGGACATCGGGGAAGAGCTGACAACAGAATCTCACGAAATCGAGCAAGTTGTGTCTGCTAGCGATACTCAAGAGTCCAGTCCTTCAAAGACTAATCACAATACCCCCAAGATTGATGACACGCCGGATATCCAGCCTAAGGAGACCATACACACCTATAGACCCTTTAGGACCATCAAAATTCCTGTCAAGGAGCCCACTAGTAACCTATGCACCGAGTCAATTGAAGAGCAGCCCTTGATCCAGGAACCCCAAGCCGCCACTGGTGTCCATTTAGATAGCGAGGGGTACAAAGTTTCTGCCCAGCTGACGGAGTCCGAGTCCCGCCTACTTATGCGCATGGCTCTGAAGCAAGCTTTAGAGGATCTGGAGTCTGGCCAAAACAAGTACAAAGCAACCATTCTGGAGGCCGAAACCGAgtga
- the LOC120443973 gene encoding uncharacterized protein LOC120443973, which yields MLQSLAKRIVLMPSLIALEVTSRAIHLTALMARMGKDMCPESEVPACKVVKRRPCSPTDPPVRPCSEEDCTHPRYPCCVSTSIARNPCAEPNKKAKSVSMWKSYKDIGIERPEAMWHYPEECCPKCEDTRFDVLYYTPSDKCREFQRTWWECCPKMVPKRVCCWCDAIPPEVLRRDLPICPRSSCLQEHERKRYKCLNERYKGCMRIRMPCCRTARIPPNCKAFPGPSDCEKLKCPFPSYSECVQEDPAVIPTRPPECECLKKASTCEQIRRGQHMEVHNISIWPCFRRGS from the coding sequence ATGCTCCAATCTTTGGCCAAGAGAATTGTGCTGATGCCCAGCCTTATAGCTCTGGAGGTCACTAGTCGAGCTATTCACCTTACCGCTTTAATGGCGAGGATGGGAAAGGACATGTGCCCCGAGAGTGAGGTTCCCGCCTGCAAAGTGGTAAAGAGGCGCCCATGCAGTCCCACGGATCCACCAGTTCGTCCTTGCAGCGAGGAGGACTGCACCCATCCGCGATACCCATGTTGCGTGAGTACCAGCATTGCTAGGAATCCGTGCGCTGAGCCGAACAAGAAGGCCAAGTCCGTCTCCATGTGGAAGAGCTACAAGGATATAGGTATCGAGCGGCCGGAGGCTATGTGGCACTACCCGGAGGAGTGCTGTCCGAAATGTGAGGATACGCGCTTCGACGTTCTGTACTACACTCCGTCGGACAAGTGCCGGGAGTTCCAGCGCACATGGTGGGAGTGCTGTCCGAAAATGGTACCGAAGCGAGTCTGTTGCTGGTGCGACGCCATTCCGCCGGAGGTCCTGCGACGGGATCTGCCCATCTGCCCGCGATCCTCTTGTCTCCAGGAGCACGAAAGGAAGCGCTATAAGTGCCTAAACGAACGGTACAAGGGTTGCATGCGCATCCGTATGCCGTGTTGTCGAACCGCTCGAATTCCGCCCAACTGCAAGGCATTCCCTGGGCCCTCCGATTGCGAGAAGCTTAAGTGCCCCTTTCCCAGCTACTCCGAGTGCGTTCAGGAGGATCCCGCTGTTATCCCAACGCGGCCACCAGAGTGCGAGTGCCTGAAAAAGGCGTCTACATGCGAGCAGATTCGACGGGGACAACACATGGAAGTCCACAACATTAGCATCTGGCCCTGTTTTCGCAGGGGATCGTGA
- the LOC120443980 gene encoding uncharacterized protein LOC120443980, giving the protein MGTSVLATMCAERLTKLLVRYSRAQPPVGRNQSHCVDNVLSPLPRSEATTAFLKPINTAAQDHPKPVLTNKWQPMGTITSIGQRFQREAMDEICAKAKDRLLPKTEPRRLNFSRNHAFFPNKSRGMEDWKHPESGRCSAPFVSLFQSPNCPSLPKNTFAHPHTFDRQKLYRDCY; this is encoded by the coding sequence ATGGGTACCTCTGTATTGGCCACCATGTGTGCCGAGCGCCTGACCAAGCTCCTCGTCCGCTACTCCCGTGCTCAGCCTCCCGTGGGGCGGAATCAGTCCCACTGCGTCGATAACGTGCTAAGTCCTTTGCCAAGAAGCGAAGCCACCACCGCCTTCCTGAAACCAATTAACACTGCTGCCCAGGACCATCCCAAACCGGTGCTCACCAACAAGTGGCAGCCGATGGGCACCATCACGAGCATCGGTCAGAGATTCCAGCGGGAGGCCATGGATGAAATTTGTGCCAAGGCCAAGGACCGCCTGCTGCCAAAGACCGAACCGCGACGTTTGAACTTCTCTAGAAACCATGCCTTCTTCCCCAACAAATCGAGAGGCATGGAGGATTGGAAGCATCCGGAAAGTGGACGCTGCTCAGCCCCATTTGTCAGCCTATTTCAGTCTCCGAACTGTCCAAGTCTACCGAAAAATACGTTTGCACATCCTCATACCTTCgaccgccaaaaactgtatCGAGACTGCTATTAA
- the LOC120443977 gene encoding uncharacterized protein LOC120443977, whose translation MQSVLWAFCRQGFRSFATKTQGFRSFASKVTYHADPPCQPADPLCHHVPSGRCVGARKVLALELPHEKLMQQERDQEKERKCCVLRSAAKNPCVKMERPKAPKPEEKPFRSMWEPPCLSDEQPFCKEMLPRFDAMYYHPSNKWRCYQRTWVECPPVKRRLKKVCCLDAIEPPEILYRIRPPCPGTCGINYKARRLLCEDGDLERDPMSKCPKFFHPCCKLARCNPRCTRGRKPSKCTKLRAPYPSFSEMGIWKRLLRKRECLCLEKIPKCIGLREEKRRQDTQI comes from the coding sequence ATGCAGTCAGTACTCTGGGCCTTTTGCAGGCAAGGTTTCAGGAGCTTTGCCACGAAGACGCAAGGTTTCCGGAGCTTCGCCAGCAAAGTGACCTACCACGCGGATCCACCTTGCCAGCCTGCCGACCCTTTGTGCCACCATGTTCCAAGCGGCAGATGCGTGGGGGCCAGGAAGGTGCTAGCTCTCGAACTGCCGCACGAGAAGTTAATGCAGCAGGAACGCGACCAGGAGAAGGAGAGGAAGTGCTGTGTCCTGCGATCGGCGGCCAAAAATCCATGCGTAAAAATGGAGCGACCCAAAGCCCCCAAGCCGGAGGAAAAGCCATTTCGCTCGATGTGGGAGCCACCTTGCCTGTCGGACGAGCAGCCGTTCTGCAAGGAAATGCTGCCACGCTTCGATGCGATGTACTACCATCCTTCCAACAAGTGGCGCTGCTACCAACGCACCTGGGTGGAGTGTCCACCCGTTAAGCGACGCCTGAAGAAGGTTTGCTGCCTAGACGCCATCGAACCTCCAGAGATTCTGTACCGAATCAGGCCGCCCTGCCCAGGCACTTGCGGAATCAACTATAAGGCTCGAAGGCTCCTCTGCGAGGATGGAGACTTGGAGCGGGATCCAATGTCCAAGTGCCCGAAATTCTTTCACCCCTGTTGCAAGCTGGCTCGCTGCAATCCGCGTTGCACCAGAGGCAGAAAGCCCTCAAAGTGCACCAAATTACGGGCTCCATATCCCTCATTCTCAGAAATGGGAATTTGGAAAAGATTGCTCCGGAAAAGGGAGTGCCTTTGCTTGGAGAAAATCCCCAAATGTATAGGTCTTAGGGAAGAAAAGAGACGCCAGGATACACAAATctga
- the LOC120443975 gene encoding uncharacterized protein LOC120443975 encodes MSDIRCLSQIFKRTFSANSSLNLIFKQPGTMITSKLRLRRAQIPRFPITSRWYNWGNYDASSGECCKMRDKDVTACKDGKWFCPVKYEPNKCYEKPSFGVSEYPQYLQEIYNRGKTDPDCLLKLIRHDTDLYKPSDKRRKFQRTWPECPLLWLRPKDTCCPDPGISLPMNRRIRPPQEPPLSAIDKHLFQMSIFCKSVKAPCCKVGRRPPNCTKPRRPSDCCKKCTPMPSFSEACRHLIPRFCGTECACRGGSLCEMWNTYNKCSKTRRNCTKPFIGYSPLRSRMRFPF; translated from the coding sequence ATGTCAGATATTCGCTGCCTCAGTCAAATTTTCAAGCGCACCTTTTCGGCAAACTCCTCTCTAAATTTGATATTCAAACAGCCAGGCACCATGATCACCTCgaagctgcgcctgcgccgaGCACAGATTCCAAGGTTCCCGATCACGAGTCGCTGGTACAACTGGGGCAACTATGACGCCAGCTCTGGGGAATGCTGCAAGATGCGCGACAAGGATGTCACGGCCTGCAAGGATGGAAAATGGTTCTGTCCGGTCAAGTACGAGCCCAACAAGTGTTACGAAAAACCATCGTTTGGAGTAAGCGAGTATCCCCAGTATCTGCAGGAGATCTACAATCGGGGCAAGACTGATCCCGACTGCTTGCTGAAGCTGATCCGCCACGACACCGACCTTTACAAGCCGTCGGATAAGCGCCGCAAGTTCCAGCGCACGTGGCCTGAGTGTCCGCTTCTCTGGCTACGACCTAAGGACACCTGCTGTCCTGATCCGGGTATATCCCTGCCCATGAATCGCCGCATCCGCCCCCCGCAGGAACCGCCACTTTCGGCCATTGATAAGCATCTCTTCCAGATGAGCATCTTTTGCAAGTCTGTCAAGGCTCCCTGCTGCAAAGTGGGTCGACGACCACCCAACTGCACCAAACCCCGGAGACCATCAGACTGCTGCAAGAAGTGTACGCCGATGCCCAGTTTCTCGGAGGCCTGCCGCCATCTGATACCACGATTCTGTGGCACCGAGTGTGCCTGCCGGGGAGGGAGCTTATGTGAAATGTGGAACACGTATAATAAGTGTAGCAAAACGCGGAGGAACTGCACCAAACCATTCATAGGCTATTCTCCCCTAAGATCCAGAATGAGATTTCCGTTCTGA
- the LOC120443978 gene encoding uncharacterized protein LOC120443978: MMLAKKTLSRAPAAIRSGLTSRTNQVRGMESMFDPYENGVPRMPAMRKDLKKKEPVDNTKVPLKDLCWMSMRRSEYKCRSDPEFNVPSFIDTRKRCLADPCATSYPPSDLIFYKPTDKLNRKYQRTWCECELKERKRKAVCRCRPPNFFRRPLRTPPLQASQVCPDGNESLGLGLCRPKPAKSSCPRFKMPFCKPASKKGCRPGRPQSNVIRLRTKYPSFSECQTYPLPDVPPTQCFCINQPPMCVVWNYYRMKKS; encoded by the coding sequence ATGATGCTGGCAAAGAAGACGCTTTCCCGAGCACCAGCTGCTATAAGGAGCGGATTGACGTCGAGGACCAATCAGGTGCGCGGCATGGAGTCGATGTTCGATCCGTATGAAAATGGTGTGCCCAGAATGCCCGCGATGCGAAAGGATCTGAAAAAGAAGGAGCCCGTGGACAACACCAAGGTGCCGCTCAAGGACCTGTGTTGGATGTCGATGCGGCGCAGTGAGTACAAGTGTCGTTCCGACCCCGAGTTCAATGTCCCGTCCTTCATTGACACCCGCAAGAGGTGCCTGGCTGATCCCTGCGCGACGTCCTATCCGCCCTCTGACCTCATCTTCTACAAGCCCACCGACAAGCTGAACCGCAAGTACCAGCGCACCTGGTGCGAGTGCGAGCTGAAAGAGCGCAAAAGGAAGGCAGTCTGCCGGTGCCGTCCGCCCAACTTCTTTCGACGGCCCCTTCGAACCCCGCCGCTCCAGGCTTCACAGGTTTGCCCCGATGGCAACGAGAGCCTGGGGCTGGGGCTTTGCCGCCCGAAGCCAGCGAAGAGCTCCTGCCCCAGGTTCAAGATGCCCTTCTGTAAGCCGGCCTCCAAAAAGGGCTGCCGGCCTGGACGCCCTCAATCCAATGTCATTCGCCTCAGGACCAAGTACCCCAGCTTTTCGGAGTGCCAAACGTATCCGCTTCCCGATGTGCCTCCCACCCAGTGCTTCTGCATCAACCAGCCGCCCATGTGCGTGGTTTGGAACTACTACCGCATGAAGAAGTCTTAG
- the LOC120443981 gene encoding uncharacterized protein LOC120443981 produces the protein MNSSNALLSCRIVAFGFGNLVKRRGMKQLRLDGIHYKLSFKPGLQMEPEKPEPEKRMDDTKYSPGRWTERKYQATWREAVIEEPKSHEEVKNSHSQEERPPFRELRRTTDPTRRLQRIAIPANQFISQFICTQSKNKRRHVEAAADRMAFDEYQTI, from the coding sequence ATGAATTCTTCAAATGCTTTGTTAAGCTGCAGGATAGTGGCCTTCGGATTTGGAAACCTGGTAAAGCGTCGCGGAATGAAGCAGCTACGCTTAGATGGTATTCACTACAAGCTGAGCTTCAAGCCGGGACTACAGATGGAGCCGGAGAAGCCGGAGCCTGAGAAGCGCATGGATGACACGAAATACAGTCCAGGTCGTTGGACGGAGCGGAAGTATCAGGCCACATGGCGGGAAGCTGTCATCGAAGAGCCGAAAAGCCATGAGGAAGTGAAGAACTCACACTCACAGGAGGAGCGACCACCCTTCCGAGAACTTCGCCGAACTACCGACCCCACAAGGCGCCTCCAGAGGATCGCAATTCCTGCCAACCAATTCATATCCCAGTTTATCTGcacccaaagcaaaaacaaaaggcgtCACGTAGAAGCTGCCGCAGATCGAATGGCGTTTGATGAATACCAAACCATCTAA